The genomic window GGCCACAACCATGGGCATGGCCACGCACAGCACTCCAAAGCCCAGCGTCATCCAGTTGCAGATACCTTCCACCCGCACCTGGTTGCGTTTGGCGTCCACCACGACCAGGCCGCGCATCACCGGGTAGTAACGCCCGGTGAAGCTGATGAAGAAGCTTTCGCGGAATGCCATACGGCCATCGGGCAGCGCACGGAATACCAGTGGAAGCCCCTCCTGCGTGGCCACGTCGCGCTCCAGGCAGTTCAGCACCAGCCGTTCGCGCATCTCCGCCGAGGCAGGAATGCGCTCGCTGAACAACCGGACGCCGGTTCCGAAGTAGAGCGGACTCCATGTGAGCAGGAGCACCATCTCCAGCACGATAAGGGCGACCAACAGGTACCAGAACGGCATGTTTGTGTCCTCAGCCATCTGTGGCCGTGGTGGGTAACGGCCGCCATGTTGAACCTGATCAGCATATAGGCCTAAGGGAAAATGGCTCGAGCTAAGCTTTGGTCAAAAATAAAACTGATCTTGCCCCCGCCCCACGGACACCTATCCAAGCGACATGGGTCCGCTGGTACTGCTCAGGGCTGAGGTAGCCCAGAGTCGGGGGCAGCCGGGTTCGATTGTAGTCCACCTCGATGTATTCAAATCCTTGCGCCTTGGCCTGCTCGCGCGTGGCAAAGCGTTCGCGTGCTACCGCCGAACACCGTCCTTCACTGCACGCAACAGGGCCTGCTGGCTGAGCTCCGTGCTGAGCTGCTTGCGTACATGCTTCGTCTCTGCCTTCTTCCCGGTCATCTGTCTCACCTCGAATTGCGATGTTGAATCGCTTATCCAGGTGTACGTGAAGTGGGCACAAGATCACTTTCAGACTCTCCGCCAACAGCCCCGGGTGCGCTGCGCTTACCCGGGCTACAGCCCTGCCGAGCATGGCTCGGCACTACAGGCACCGCTCGGCTTTGGCTTTGTCCCTTCTCCCGCAAGCGGGGTTAAGAACAGGCGTTTACGAGCCAACAGCTCGTGACTGTTCGTACGCCCCGCGTGCTACGCGAGGCTGGGGCGCGGAGCGAGGTGCCCCGAAGGGGCGGATGAGGGGGGTTTGGGTTTTGCGGTAAAGCCTCTGCCGAGCATGGCTCGGCGCTACAAAGACAAGGTTTGGCTTTGTCCCTTCTCCCGCTTCCGGCGCCACAGTGCGAAAATCGGCCTTCCCTGCCCCAAGGATTCCGCAATGTCCAAGACCGCTCTGATCACTGGCGCCACTTCCGGTTTCGGCGCCGCCGCCGTCCGTCGCTTCGCTGCTGCGGGCTGGAAAGTGATCGCCACCGGTCGCCGGGCCGAGCGCCTGCAGCCGTTGATCGAGGAATTCGGCGCCGACGAGATCCACGCTGCCGCCTTCGACATCCGCGATGCCGCCGCAATGGAAGCCGCGCTGGCCGCATTGCCGCCGGCCTTCCGTGACATCGACCTGCTGGTCAACAACGCCGGCCTCGCCCAGGGCACCGCCGCCGCCCAGCACGCCAGCCTGGAAGACTGGCGCACCATGATCGACACCAACATCACCGCGCTGGTCACGCTGACCCACCACCTGCTGCCGAAGCTTGTAGAGCGCCGTGGTGCCATCATCAACATCAGCTCCACCGCTGCCCTGTATCCCTACCCGGGCGGCAATGCCTATGGCGGCACCAAGGCCTTTGTCAGCCAGTTTTCGCTGGGCCTGCGCTCGGACCTGCATGGCACCGGCGTGCGCGTGACCGCTATCGAGCCCGGCATGGCAGAAACCGAGTTCACCCTGGTGCGTACGCACGGCAACCAGGCCGCGTCGGACCAGCTGTACGGTGGCGCCAGCCCGATGACTGCCGAGGACATCGCCGAGCAGATTTTCTGGGTGGCAAGCTTGCCGGCACACTTGAACGTCAACCGCATCGAGTTGATGCCGGTGAGCCAGTCGTTTGCAGGGTTTCAGGTGTTTCGGGGTTGAACTGGCGGGCGCTTGAAAACCTGCCCTCACCCCAACCCCTCCCCCGAAGGGAGAGGGGCTTTGATTGCCGCTTGCTGTCAGGCCAGCGGTTCGTCTGACAGGTAGGTGTAGCCGGTCAGGCCGGCTTCCAACGCTGCATCCAACTCAGCTGCGCGATCGGCCGGCAACTGGGCGTCGGCCACGCGCTTGCGGTAGGAGGCGCGCAGCTCATCCAGGCTGTAACCCACGTAGTCGAGCATCACGTCGGTGGTGTCGCCGCGACGCTGCTGGGTGATCACGTAGCCATCGGCATCGACCACCACTTCCACCGCGTCGGTGTCGCCGAACAGGTTGTGGATGTCGCCGAGGATCTCCTGGTAGGCACCAACCAGGAAGAAGCCGATGCGGTAGCTCTCGCCATGACGCACCGCGTGCAGCGGCAGCGAGCTGTCCAGGCTTTCGTTCTCGACGTAGGTCTTGACCATGCCATCGGAATCGCAGGTCATGTCGGCGATCACGCCGCGACGCTCGGGGCGCTCGTTCAGGCGCTCGATCGGCACGATCGGGAACACCTGGTCGATCGCCCAGGCATCCGGGATGGACTCGAACACGCTGAAGTTGACGAAGTACTTGTCCACCAGCCGGTCGTTCAACTCATCCAGCGCCGGGCGATGGCTCTTTTCGTCGTAGCTCAGGCGCGCACGCACGCCGTTGGCAATGGCGTAGAACAGGTCGTCGATGCGCGCACGCTGCGGCAGGTCGATCTGGCCAAGCGCATAGGCGCTCAGGCCCTCGGCATGGAAATGCTGGGCCTCCTGGAACAGCTCCACCGCCGGACGCTGGTCCAGTTCGTCGTGGATCTCGCGCAGGTGGCGGACCGCCGCCGGCTCGTCGTCATGCGCTTCCGGCACACGGCCTTCGGCGGCCTGTTCCACTTCGGACACATTGGCGATCAGTACGGCGTGGTGCGCGGTCATCGCGCGGCCACACTCGGTGATGATGCGCGGCGGCGTCAGGCCGTGCTGCTCGCAGGCTTCGGCCAGCGGCTGCACGATGTTGCTGGCGTAGGCGCTGAGGCCATAGTTGATCGAGCAGTAGCTGCGCGAGCGGGTGCCTTCGTAATCGATACCCAGGCCGCCGCCCACGTCGACGTGACTGATCTTGGCGCCAAGGCGCGACAGCTCGACGAAGTAACGGGTGGCTTCACGCATGCCGTTGGCGATGTCGCGCACATTGCTGATCTGGCTGCCCATGTGGAAATGCAGCAGGTTCAGGCAATCGGCGTATTCGGTGTCGCGCAGGCTCTTCCACAGGTCCAGCAGCTGGCGCGGCGACAGGCCGAACTTGGCCTTGTCACCACCGGAGTTCTGCCACTTGCCGGCGCCCAGCGAGGCCAGGCGCATGCGCACGCCCAGGCCCGGCATCACGTCCAGTGCCTTGGATTCTTCCAGCACCAGCTTCAGCTCGGACGGCTTCTCGATGACGATATAGGTCTGCAGGCCCAGCTTGCGGCCAATCAGCGCCAGTCGGATGTATTCGCGGTCCTTGTAGCCGTTGCAGACGATCAGCCCGCCCGGCCGGCTCAGCGCCAGCACCGCCATCAGCTCCGGCTTGGAGCCGGCTTCCAGGCCAAAGCCTTCGCCGTGGTGGCTGGCCAGGGTGCCGGCCACGCCACGGTGCTGGTTCACCTTGATCGGGTAGACCGCGGTATAGCCACCGGCGTAGTCCCAGTCGGACTGGGCCTGCGCGAACGCGGCCTGCAGCTTGCCCAGGCGCTGGCCGAGGATGTCCGGAAAGCGCACCAGCAACGGCAGTTTGGCGCCGGCAGCGCGCGCCGAATCGACAATCTGCGGCAACGACACCGCCGTGCCCTGGGCACCTGCGGGACGGACCACCACGTGGCCTGCGGCATCGACGTCGAAATACCCGTCGGACCAGTGCGGAATCGAATAGGTCTTGCGGGCCTGTTCGAGGGACCAATCGCTCATCGGCGTAGCAACTCTCAGCTGTGGATAAACAAGGACGCGCATTCTAACGCTAGCGGGGCAAGGGTCCGTTACAATCCGCGCCCGCGCCCTTCCCCCAGCCTGTCTGAATCGGGGTTCAGGGCCAGATTACGGGTGAAACCCTGCTGTGGCAGGCTCACCGCTGCCCTCATCCGCCCCTTTGGGGCACCTTCTCCCGCCAGCGGGAGAAGGGAAAAAGTCCATTGCACCCAGGAATCATCATGACCTCCAACGAAAACTGGTTCATCGAACACTTCCAGCCGACCGGTTCGGCTATTGGTTTCCGCATCACCGGCAAGCTGGACGAGGTGCAGTCGCCGTTCCAGAAGATCGAGATCTACGACAGCACCGACTGGGGCAAGTTGATGGTCATCGATGGCGCCATGATGCTGACCACGAAGGACAACTTCTTCTATCACGAGATGATCAGCCACCCGGTGCTGTTCACCCACCCGGCGCCCAAGCGCGTGGTGATCATCGGCGGCGGCGACTGCGGCACCCTGCGCGAGGTGCTCAAGCACCCGGGCGTGGAAAGCGCCACCCAGTGCGATATCGATGAGCAGGTCACGCGCATGGCCGAGAAGTACTTCCCGGAGCTGTGCGAATCCAACGGCGACGTGCGCGCCGAGCTGCTGTTCGACGACGGCGTGGCCTATATGGCCAACTGCGCCCCGGGCAGCGTGGACGTGGTGATCGTGGATTCCACCGACCCGGTCGGCCCGGCCGAAGGCCTGTTCAACAAGGCGTTCTTTGAAAGCTGCTTCCGCGCCCTGAAGGACGACGGCCTGCTGGTGCAGCAGAGCGAGTCGCCGCTGGCGCTGCTGGACCTGATCAAGGACATGCGTTCGGAAATGGGCAAGGCCGGCTTCCAGTCGTTCAAGACCCTGCCGTTCCCGCAGCCGTGCTACCCGACCGGCTGGTGGTCGGTGACCGTGGCCAGCAAGCAGGCCGGTTTCAGCTTCGGCTTCCGTGAAGCCGATTCGGCCGCCAAGCCGTTCGACACCCTGTACTACACCGCGCCGCTGCACACCGGTGTGCTGGTCAGCCCGCCGTTCGTGGCCAAGGCACTGGGCGAATAAACCCGCTGCCAGCGCCAACAGAAAACCCCGCTTGATGCGGGGTTTTTTGTGCCTTCCGTACTCACCTTTGCACTGGCCTGGGCCAGATGCCGGCGCCGTTGCGCGCCGCTCACAGCGCCCAGATGGCAGCAACCACCGCCAGCACCAGGCCCCATTTGAGGCAGTTGTAGGCCAACACGCTGCGTGCGCGCAGCGCCTTGGCGTGCAGGCGCAGTTTGTACACGCTGCCGAATGCCTTGTTGACGCCGCCAGTGGGGTCACCCGGCAGGTTGGGCGACGCTCCGCCAGCCAGCAGGGTGGCGGCCACCGCGCGACTGAACAAGACCGGCAAGCCGAAGCGCAATGGCCGCACCACGTCGCAGAACAGGATCACCCGATCCTGCCCGGTCTGGTTCTGCGCACGGTGGATATAGGTCTCGTCGAACATCATCCACTCACCATCGCGCCAGCTCCGGCGGATGCCATCGACCTCGATATAACAACCATCATCATTGGGCGTGCTCAGGCCCAGATGCAGACGCAACGAACCGGCAAACGGATCACGGTGCGGGCGCAGCTCACTGCCTGGCGGCAACTGCGCGAACATCGCCGCGCGCACCTCCGGCAGCGCTTCGAGCAGCGCCACCGTACGCGGGCACAACGCCTTGGCCGAGGGATGCGGCGGGCCATACCAGCGCAGGTAGAAGCGCTTCCAGCCACGACGGAAGAATGAGTTGAAGCCAGCATCGTTGTAGCCGCTGGCAGCGGCGATCTTCTCCGCGTCACGCAGGGCCAAGGCCTCATCGCGGATGACCTGCCAGTTCTGCTGCAGCGGCTCCAACTGCGGGAACTCCTTGCCCGCATCCAGGAACGGCGTGGTCGGCACTTTCGAGAACAGGTAGATGACCACGTTGATCGGTGCCATGAAACTGGAGTGATCCAGCAACTGACGGGACCAGCGCGCACGCACCTTGCCCCGGTAATGGATGTACAACACGCAGGCCGCGAACAAGGCCGCCAGCACCAGTTTGATCATCTCACCTCCCAGCCGCGGCCGGACCCGGGGACGCAGCGGAGGAGCGTTCGGTTCGCGCCTGACAGCGCCGCCACTACTGCGTCCAAGCATAGGGGCGCCACGCAGGCGGGAGAGGGCGACATCGCGCTCTGTCGCGATGTCCGCAAATTTTGTATATCGAAAATTTAGCGGGTTTTAAGTTTCGTACCCCAAGCCGTACCGGGTACGACAAACCCTTCTTCTCCACCCGTCATCACTGCAGCTGCCGCGTCGGCAACGCGCCTCCGGAATACCCGTCACCTACGCTGCTGGTCGGGCTTGGCGGAGGTACAAGCCAGCATCTTCTTCGCGCGCCCGACGCAACCGCCAAGCCGTTCGACCCCGTGTTCCACACCAGCGCTCGGATCAGCCCGCAGTTGACGGCCAAGGCACTGGGCGAACAAGCCCCTGTCCGCGCGGTCAACGCATCCCGCACCGCAGCCGTGACGCGGAATGCTGCGGTTCCGGGTCTGCGTTGCGCACAAGGCCTGGAATGGGGCAAGCGCGCAGCTGCAACGAACATTTCCGTCACAACATTCCGACATTTTTTTACATTCAGCAATTCATGGACTGTGCAGTTTTATAATTGCGCACATCCCGCCCACCCGGGCACGTTAGACCGGCTTTGCAAGACGCTTTCCGCGCCGTTGCCCGCGTCAGGAAGGTTTTGATGAACACATTGCCCCGCTTCGACGGTGACCACGCCGTGGTTCCCGACAATCAACTGCTCAAGCGCGGCGAACGCCTGCTGGAGCCCGACGTCTACCGCACCGAACTGGACGGGCGCCCGGCTGTGGTCAAGGACTACCGGCGCTACCGTGGTACGCCGTTGTCGCCGGTGGCGCGCCTGCTGGTCCGCCGCGAGGCCCGGGTGCTTAAGCGCCTGCAGGGCTGGAAGCACGCACCGGCCCTGCTGGGCACCTTGGGTGGCCTGGCACTGGGCATGGAGTTCATCCCCGGCGACACCTTGAGCGCCGGTGTGCAGGGTGTCAGCCAGGAAGTCTTCGACCAGCTGCAGAACGCCCTCGCCCGCCTGCATGCCGCCGGCATCACCCACAACGACCTGCATGGCACCAACGTGGTGGTCAGCGCCGGCGTGCCGGTGCTGCTGGACTTCACCTCGGCCCTGCGCGCGCCGCGCTGGCTGCGCAACTGGCCGATCTTCCGCCAGCTACGCCGCAGCGACATGAAGAACCTGGTCAAGATGCGCCAGCGTCTGACCGGCCAGAAGCCCAGCGCCGAACAGGCGGCGATGCTGGCCGAACCGGGCTGGGTGCAGACCGTGCGTAATGCGTGGAAGCGGCTTTACCGGCGGATCAAGGGCTAAAGCCGACCCCTCCCCAACCCTCCCCTCCGCCTTCGGCGCAATGGAGGGGGTAGAAGCCTGGCTCCGCTCCCTCCCTTGGCGCAGCCAGGGGAGGGCTGGGGAGGGGTGCTTTAAAGCTTCAAAGCTCTAAACCCTCACTCCCCAAAAAAAACTCAAAGCGCATCGCCATCCAGTTCGCCGGTGCGGATCCGCACCACGCTGCCCAGGTCGTAGACAAACACCTTGCCGTCGCCGATCTTGCCGGTGCCGGCGGCCTTGACGATGGCTTCCACCACCTCGTCGGCCTGTGCATCGGTGACGGCCACCTCGATCTTCACCTTGGGCAGGAAATCGACCACGTACTCGGCACCGCGGTACAGCTCGGTGTGGCCCTTCTGGCGGCCAAAGCCCTTGACCTCGGTGACGGTGATACCGGCCACGCCGCGTTCTGCCAGCGCCTCTCGCACGTCGTCCAGTTTGAACGGCTTGACGATGGCCATGATCATCTTCATTGGTCGGCTCCTTGAGTGGTGGCTGAAGCATACCCCGAGACGACAGGGTGCCACCCGCCAGCTTCCGGACTATCCTTACCGCAAGTCAAAACGGATACCGATGCCCGCCAACGGCGGCCAGCTCCCACGCTAGGCCCAACCCTGCGGAGAAACCCCATGATCGACCTCAACCACATCGATGAGCTGGCCCGCCGCCTCAGCAGCCTGGTGCCGCCGGGCCTGCGTGAATCACGCGAAGAACTGCAGGCCACCTTCAAGACCGCGCTGCAGGCCGGGCTGAGCAAGCTGGACCTGGTCACCCGCGAAGAATTCGAAGTGCAGCGCGCCGTGCTGCTGCGCACCCGTGAAAAGCTCGACGCGCTGGAACAAGCCGTCGTCGCCCTGGAAAGCCGCGTCTCCGACAAGAACGCCTGAGCACCGGGCCCGTGAGCCTGGCGCTGGTGCACAGCCGCGCCCGTGCCGGCGTGCACGCGCCGTTGGTGCAGGTGGAAGTCCACCTGTCCGGCGGCCTGCCCTTCACCCAGATCGTTGGCCTGCCCGAAGCCGCCGTGCGGGAATCGCGTGACCGGGTGCGTGCGGCCATTCTCTGCGCACAGTTCGACTACCCCGCCCGCCGCATCACCATCAATCTGGCGCCGGCAGACCTGCCCAAGGAAGGCGGCCGTTTTGATCTGCCGATCGCACTGGGCATCCTCGCCGCCAGCGGGCAGATCGACCGCAATGCGCTGGCCGATTACGAGTTCATCGGCGAACTGGCACTCACCGGTGAACTGCGCGCGGTGGATGGCGCCTTGCCTGCCGCCATATCGGCCGCCAACGCGGGGCGCTGCCTGATCGTGCCGCCAGGCAATGCGGGCGAAGCCGCGCTCGCCCAGCGCGCCGAGGTCAAAGTCGCGCGCACCTTGCTTGAAGTGTGCGCCGCACTGGCCGGCAGCAAGCAGCTGCCAGACGCACAGGTGCCTGCAACCGAGCCAGCGATACTGGCCGACCTCGTTGATGTGCGCGGCCAGCTGCATGCGCGGCGTGCGCTGGAGATCGCAGCCGCAGGTGGCCATCATCTACTGTTGCTGGGTTCACCCGGTTGCGGCAAGACCCTGCTGGCCTCGCGCCTGCCCGGCATCCTGCCCGAGGCCAGCGAAGCGGAAGCCCTGGAAACCGCTGCGATCGCCTCGGCCAGTGGCCGCGGCGTCGATCCCAGCCGCTGGCGGCAACGCCCGTATCGCGCACCGCACCATACCGCCAGCGCGGTCGCCCTGGTGGGTGGCGGCTCGCACCCACGGCCAGGTGAAATATCCCTGGCGCACAACGGTGTGCTGTTCCTGGATGAACTGCCGGAGTGGAATCGACATGCGCTGGAAGTGCTGCGCGAACCGTTGGAATCGGGCACGGTCACGGTATCGCGGGCGGCACGCAGCATGGAGTTTCCGGCGCGCTTCCAGTTGATTGCCGCCATGAACCCCTGCCCCTGCGGTTGGGCCGGCGACAGCAGCGGGCGCTGCCGCTGTTCGGTGGAAAGCATCCGCCGTTATCGCGCGCGCATTTCCGGGCCGCTGCTGGACCGCATCGATCTGCATCTGCAGGTGCCACGGCTGGCCCCGAGCGAGCTGCGCGGCGATGCCAGCGCAGGCGAGAGCAGCACGCAGGTGCGCGAACGGGTGATGCAGGCACGTGTGCGCCAACTGCAACGTGCCGGCAAGGCCAATGCGTATCTGGCGCAGGCCGAAACACTGCGCGATTGCCGCCTTTCCACTGCCGACGAAGACCTGCTTGAGCAGGCGATGGAACGCCTGCAGCTGTCGGCGCGGTCGATGCATCGCATCCTGCGGGTAGCGCGGACGATTGCCGACCTTGCCGCCAAAACGGCGAT from Stenotrophomonas nitritireducens includes these protein-coding regions:
- a CDS encoding IS3 family transposase, translated to MLGRAVARVSAAHPGLLAESLKVILCPLHVHLDKRFNIAIRGETDDREEGRDEACTQAAQHGAQPAGPVACSEGRCSAVARERFATREQAKAQGFEYIEVDYNRTRLPPTLGYLSPEQYQRTHVAWIGVRGAGARSVLFLTKA
- a CDS encoding SDR family NAD(P)-dependent oxidoreductase, which encodes MSKTALITGATSGFGAAAVRRFAAAGWKVIATGRRAERLQPLIEEFGADEIHAAAFDIRDAAAMEAALAALPPAFRDIDLLVNNAGLAQGTAAAQHASLEDWRTMIDTNITALVTLTHHLLPKLVERRGAIINISSTAALYPYPGGNAYGGTKAFVSQFSLGLRSDLHGTGVRVTAIEPGMAETEFTLVRTHGNQAASDQLYGGASPMTAEDIAEQIFWVASLPAHLNVNRIELMPVSQSFAGFQVFRG
- the speA gene encoding arginine decarboxylase, with protein sequence MSDWSLEQARKTYSIPHWSDGYFDVDAAGHVVVRPAGAQGTAVSLPQIVDSARAAGAKLPLLVRFPDILGQRLGKLQAAFAQAQSDWDYAGGYTAVYPIKVNQHRGVAGTLASHHGEGFGLEAGSKPELMAVLALSRPGGLIVCNGYKDREYIRLALIGRKLGLQTYIVIEKPSELKLVLEESKALDVMPGLGVRMRLASLGAGKWQNSGGDKAKFGLSPRQLLDLWKSLRDTEYADCLNLLHFHMGSQISNVRDIANGMREATRYFVELSRLGAKISHVDVGGGLGIDYEGTRSRSYCSINYGLSAYASNIVQPLAEACEQHGLTPPRIITECGRAMTAHHAVLIANVSEVEQAAEGRVPEAHDDEPAAVRHLREIHDELDQRPAVELFQEAQHFHAEGLSAYALGQIDLPQRARIDDLFYAIANGVRARLSYDEKSHRPALDELNDRLVDKYFVNFSVFESIPDAWAIDQVFPIVPIERLNERPERRGVIADMTCDSDGMVKTYVENESLDSSLPLHAVRHGESYRIGFFLVGAYQEILGDIHNLFGDTDAVEVVVDADGYVITQQRRGDTTDVMLDYVGYSLDELRASYRKRVADAQLPADRAAELDAALEAGLTGYTYLSDEPLA
- the speE gene encoding polyamine aminopropyltransferase produces the protein MTSNENWFIEHFQPTGSAIGFRITGKLDEVQSPFQKIEIYDSTDWGKLMVIDGAMMLTTKDNFFYHEMISHPVLFTHPAPKRVVIIGGGDCGTLREVLKHPGVESATQCDIDEQVTRMAEKYFPELCESNGDVRAELLFDDGVAYMANCAPGSVDVVIVDSTDPVGPAEGLFNKAFFESCFRALKDDGLLVQQSESPLALLDLIKDMRSEMGKAGFQSFKTLPFPQPCYPTGWWSVTVASKQAGFSFGFREADSAAKPFDTLYYTAPLHTGVLVSPPFVAKALGE
- a CDS encoding aspartyl/asparaginyl beta-hydroxylase domain-containing protein; amino-acid sequence: MIKLVLAALFAACVLYIHYRGKVRARWSRQLLDHSSFMAPINVVIYLFSKVPTTPFLDAGKEFPQLEPLQQNWQVIRDEALALRDAEKIAAASGYNDAGFNSFFRRGWKRFYLRWYGPPHPSAKALCPRTVALLEALPEVRAAMFAQLPPGSELRPHRDPFAGSLRLHLGLSTPNDDGCYIEVDGIRRSWRDGEWMMFDETYIHRAQNQTGQDRVILFCDVVRPLRFGLPVLFSRAVAATLLAGGASPNLPGDPTGGVNKAFGSVYKLRLHAKALRARSVLAYNCLKWGLVLAVVAAIWAL
- a CDS encoding RIO1 family regulatory kinase/ATPase, with amino-acid sequence MNTLPRFDGDHAVVPDNQLLKRGERLLEPDVYRTELDGRPAVVKDYRRYRGTPLSPVARLLVRREARVLKRLQGWKHAPALLGTLGGLALGMEFIPGDTLSAGVQGVSQEVFDQLQNALARLHAAGITHNDLHGTNVVVSAGVPVLLDFTSALRAPRWLRNWPIFRQLRRSDMKNLVKMRQRLTGQKPSAEQAAMLAEPGWVQTVRNAWKRLYRRIKG
- a CDS encoding P-II family nitrogen regulator, which codes for MKMIMAIVKPFKLDDVREALAERGVAGITVTEVKGFGRQKGHTELYRGAEYVVDFLPKVKIEVAVTDAQADEVVEAIVKAAGTGKIGDGKVFVYDLGSVVRIRTGELDGDAL
- the ubiK gene encoding ubiquinone biosynthesis accessory factor UbiK, whose product is MIDLNHIDELARRLSSLVPPGLRESREELQATFKTALQAGLSKLDLVTREEFEVQRAVLLRTREKLDALEQAVVALESRVSDKNA
- a CDS encoding YifB family Mg chelatase-like AAA ATPase, with the translated sequence MSLALVHSRARAGVHAPLVQVEVHLSGGLPFTQIVGLPEAAVRESRDRVRAAILCAQFDYPARRITINLAPADLPKEGGRFDLPIALGILAASGQIDRNALADYEFIGELALTGELRAVDGALPAAISAANAGRCLIVPPGNAGEAALAQRAEVKVARTLLEVCAALAGSKQLPDAQVPATEPAILADLVDVRGQLHARRALEIAAAGGHHLLLLGSPGCGKTLLASRLPGILPEASEAEALETAAIASASGRGVDPSRWRQRPYRAPHHTASAVALVGGGSHPRPGEISLAHNGVLFLDELPEWNRHALEVLREPLESGTVTVSRAARSMEFPARFQLIAAMNPCPCGWAGDSSGRCRCSVESIRRYRARISGPLLDRIDLHLQVPRLAPSELRGDASAGESSTQVRERVMQARVRQLQRAGKANAYLAQAETLRDCRLSTADEDLLEQAMERLQLSARSMHRILRVARTIADLAAKTAIERAHLTEAIGYRQLDRGEAGDA